One part of the Perognathus longimembris pacificus isolate PPM17 chromosome 10, ASM2315922v1, whole genome shotgun sequence genome encodes these proteins:
- the Gfod2 gene encoding glucose-fructose oxidoreductase domain-containing protein 2: MKMLPGVGVFGTGSSARVLVPLLRAEGFTVEALWGKTEEEAKQLAEEMNITFYTSRTDDVLLHQDVDLVCINIPPPLTRQISVKALGIGKNVVCEKAATSVDAFRMVTASRYYPQLMSLVGNVLRFLPAFVRMKQLIAEHYVGAVMICDARIYSGSLLSPSYGWICDELMGGGGLHTMGTYIVDLLTHLTGRRAEKVHGLLKTFVRQNAAIRGIRHVTSDDFCFFQMLMGGGVCSTVTLNFNMPGAFVHEVMVVGSAGRLVARGADLYGQKNSATQEELLVRDSLAVGAGLPEQGPEDVPLLYLKGMVYMVQALRQSFQGQGDRRTWDHTPVSMAASFEDGLYMQSVVDAIKRSSRSGEWETVEVLTEEPDANQNLCEALQRNNL; this comes from the exons ATGAAGATGCTGCCGGGTGTGGGTGTGTTTGGTACTGGCAGCTCGGCCCGGGTCCTGGTCCCACTGCTGAGGGCAGAAGGATTCACAGTGGAGGCTCTGTGGGGGAAGACCGAGGAGGAGGCCAAGCAGCTGGCTGAGGAGATGAACATCACCTTCTACACCAGCCGGACCGATGACGTCTTGCTACATCAAGACGTAGACCTGGTGTGCATCAACATCCCCCCTCCACTCACCCGCCAGATATCTGTGAAGGCTCTAG GCATCGGGAAGAACGTGGTCTGTGAGAAGGCAGCCACGTCGGTGGATGCGTTCCGGATGGTGACGGCCTCGAGATACTACCCGCAGCTCATGAGCCTGGTGGGGAACGTGCTGCGCTTCCTGCCCGCCTTTGTGCGCATGAAGCAGCTGATCGCAGAGCACTACGTGGGTGCGGTGATGATCTGTGACGCCCGCATCTACTCGGGCAGCCTGCTCAGCCCCAGCTATGGCTGGATCTGTGATGAGCTCATGGGCGGCGGCGGCCTGCATACCATGGGCACCTACATTGTGGACCTGCTGACCCACCTGACTGGCCGGAGGGCTGAGAAGGTTCATGGGCTTCTCAAGACCTTCGTGCGGCAGAATGCCGCCATCCGCGGCATCCGGCACGTCACCAGCGATGACTTCTGCTTTTTCCAGATGCTCATGGGTGGGGGGGTGTGCAGCACAGTGACGCTTAACTTCAACATGCCGGGCGCCTTTGTGCATGAGGTCATGGTGGTGGGCTCTGCGGGACGCCTCGTGGCCCGGGGAGCTGACCTCTACGGGCAGAAGAACTCTGCCACACAGGAGGAGCTCCTGGTGAGGGACTCCCTGGCTGTGGGGGCCGGGCTTCCTGAGCAGGGCCCCGAGGACGTCCCGCTGCTCTACCTGAAAGGCATGGTCTACATGGTGCAGGCCTTGCGCCAGTCCTTCCAGGGGCAGGGCGACCGCCGCACCTGGGACCACACCCCTGTGTCCATGGCTGCCTCCTTTGAGGATGGGCTGTACATGCAGAGCGTGGTGGATGCGATCAAAAGGTCGAGCCGATCTGGGGAGTGGGAGACCGTGGAGGTGCTGACGGAGGAGCCCGATGCCAACCAGAACCTGTGTGAGGCGCTTCAGCGGAATAACCTGTGA
- the C10H16orf86 gene encoding uncharacterized protein C16orf86 homolog isoform X1, whose amino-acid sequence MISTGAKREPGSQEGATVGSAQVAENPECPVMGDQCLAPAPDACKTLGEIKCSPEHSYESELQEEGLKPEEEGLGPKAEPGEERSPRPLASVPRPSHGPKRKPIKVEAELSPGLPLQREEQESSQSEPSPSAKPHKKAKKRKSLGTPVLPVAANTAPAPPETLGLEPFALPRVLTGKAQRLRPLYQYINYCNPELNQAGEGDGETEVEPKSESALVPEETGVAQLQALRPMAGELGLGLALPSCPNVLVPPTHALVPPLEPSLGEETGEDLGGLSNLRVSGSLKAEMDKLTQVDIDKMLSVCAAPLVPPLSPQYK is encoded by the exons ATGATCTCGACAGGCGCCAAAAGAGAGCCTGGGTCCCAGGAAGGAGCAACCGTGGGGTCAGCCCAGGTGGCCGAGAACCCTGAG TGTCCAGTGATGGGAGACCAGTGCCTGGCGCCAGCACCGGATGCCTGCAAGACCCTGGGTGAAATCAAGTGCTCACCAGAGCACAGCTATGAGTCAGAGCTCCAGGAGGAAGGTCTCAAGCCTGAGGAGGAGGGGCTTGGTCCAAAGGCAGAACCAGGAGAGGAGAGAAGTCCCAGGCCTTTGGCCTCCGTCCCCAGGCCCAGCCACGGGCCCAAGAGGAAACCCATCAA GGTTGAAGCTGAGCTGTCACCGGGACTACCACTGCagagggaggagcaggagagCAGCCAGAGTGAGCCCTCACCATCAGCCAAACCGCACAAGAAAGCCAAGAAACGCAAGAGTCTGGGGACTCCTGTACTCCCCGTTGCAGCTAACACGGCACCTGCACCCCCAGAGACCTTGGGGTTAGAGC CCTTTGCTCTGCCACGGGTTCTTACAGGAAAGGCCCAGCGCCTGCGGCCACTGTACCAGTACATCAACTATTGCAACCCTGAGCTGAaccaggcaggggagggggatggggagactGAAGTGGAGCCCAAGTCAGAGTCGGCCTTGGTTCCTGAGGAGACAGGTGTGGCGCAGCTTCAGGCCTTGCGGCCCATGGCAGGTGAGCTGGGCTTAGGCCTTGCTTTGCCTTCTTGCCCCAATGTGTTAGTGCCCCCCACTCATGCTCTTGTTCCCCCCCTGGAACCCTCCCTGGGGGAAGAGACTGGAGAGGACCTTGGGGGTTTGTCCAACTTGAGGGTGAGCGGCAGCCTCAAGGCCGAGATGGATAAGTTAACCCAGGTGGACATTGACAAGATGCTGAGCGTCTGTGCTGCCCCCCTTGTTCCCCCACTCTCCCCACAGTACAAGTGA
- the Enkd1 gene encoding enkurin domain-containing protein 1, which produces MPRATSGGAPLPDDDRSMCEGPSRISGPIPPDPTLCPDYYRRPASAQGRLEGNALRMELLTWDRDPDSSPTRGPRIRPGARGILERGQRGVGDVLLQLGGISLSPGVSSKRKDPKDYEKENLKRIKEIQKRFREQKYSREQSLPRPLKALWHSPKYDKVESRVKTHMQEPGQASVTEPAHFLRAHSRCGPGLPPSRVPSPQLTLPGPKTKGPDLGVDFIRHNARAAKRAPRRHSRSLQVLAQVLEQKRQAQEHYNTTQKGHVPQYLLERRDMWRREAEARQNNQPDPAMPPGHTRMPENQRLETLNNLLQSQSQLLRELVLLPAGADSLRAQSHRAELDRKLVQIEEALKIFSRPKVFVKMDA; this is translated from the exons ATGCCCCGCGCGACCAGCGGCGGCGCACCGTTGCCGGACGACGACCGCAGCATGTGCGAAGGCCCTTCCCGCATTTCGGGGCCCATCCCCCCCGACCCGACGCTCTGCCCCGACTACTACCGGCGGCCCGCCTCGG CCCAAGGACGCCTCGAGGGAAACGCGCTGAGGATGGAGCTGCTGACCTGGGACCGCGACCCAGACTCCAGCCCCACTCGCGGCCCCCGCATCAGGCCGGGAGCCCGAGGGATCCTGGAGCGTGGCCAGCGCGGCGTGGGGGACGTGTTGCTGCAGCTCGGGGGCATCTCGCTCAGCCCAGGGGTCTCTTCCAAGA ggaagGATCCCAAAGACTATGAGAAGGAAAACCTGAAGCGAATCAAAGAAATTCAGAAGCGCTTCCGAGAGCAGAAATATAGCCGGGAACAGAGCCTGCCCAGGCCATTGAAGGCGCTGTGGCACTCACCCAAATATGACAAGGTGGAGTCTCGAGTCAAGACCCATATGCAG GAGCCCGGACAAGCCTCTGTGACAGAGCCTGCCCACTTTCTGCGGGCACACTCCCGCTGTGGCCCTGGACTCCCGCCATCCCGTGTTCCCAGTCCCCAGCTCACTCTCCCAGGTCCCAAAACTAAG GGACCAGACCTAGGTGTGGACTTCATTAGACACAATGCCCGAGCTGCCAAGCGGGCCCCCCGGCGCCATTCCCGCTCGCTGCAGGTCCTCGCACAGGTTCTGGAGCAGAAACGGCAAGCCCAGGAGCACTATAACACTACCCAGAAGGGCCACGTGCCCCAGTA cttgttagaaCGCAGAGATATGTGGCGCCGGGAGGCCGAGGCCCGCCAGAATAACCAGCCAGACCCTGCCATGCCTCCTGGCCACACTCGCATGCCTGAGAACCAGCGGCTGGAGACGCTGAACAACCTGCTGCAAA GCCAGAGCCAGCTGTTGCGAGAGCTGGTACTGCTGCCTGCTGGGGCAGACTCACTAAGAGCCCAGAGTCACCGTGCTGAGCTGGACAGGAAGCTGGTGCAAATAGAAGAGGCCCTCAAGATTTTTTCTCGACCCAAAGTGTTTGTGAAGATGGATGCCTGA
- the Pard6a gene encoding partitioning defective 6 homolog alpha → MARPQRTPARSPDSIIEVKSKFDAEFRRFALPRASVSGFQEFSRLLRAVHQIPGLDVLLGYTDAHGDLLPLTNDDSLHRALASGPPPLRLLVQKREADSSGLAFASNSLQRRKKGLLLRPVASLRTRPPLLISLPRDFRQVSSVIDVDLLPETHRRVRLHKHGSDRPLGFYIRDGMSMRVAPQGLERVPGIFISRLVRGGLAESTGLLAVSDEILEVNGIEVAGKTLDQVTDMMVANSHNLIVTVKPANQRNNVVRGASGRLTRPPSAGPGPAEVDSDDDSSDLVMENRHPSCSNGLSQGSPCWDLQPGCLLPGIGSSLPSLNGQEQTSSVWGSGLRDGSGFSL, encoded by the exons atGGCCCGGCCACAGAGGACTCCGGCGCGCAGTCCCGACAGCATCATCGAGGTGAAGAGCAAA TTTGACGCCGAGTTCCGACGCTTCGCGCTGCCCCGCGCTTCGGTGAGTGGCTTTCAAGAATTCTCTAGGTTGCTGCGTGCTGTACACCAGATCCCAGGCCTGGACGTGCTGCTTGGTTATACGGATGCTCATGGCGACTTGCTGCCCCTCACCAACGACGACAGCCTGCACCGGGCCCTGGCCAGTGGGCCCCCACCTCTACGTTTACTAGTGCAGAAGCGGG AAGCTGACTCCAGCGGTCTGGCTTTTGCATCCAACTCCCTGCAGCGGCGCAAGAAAGGGCTCCTGCTACGGCCAGTGGCATCCCTACGCACCCGGCCACCCTTGCTAATCAGCTTGCCCCGAGATTTCCGCCAGGTCTCCTCAGTCATAGATGTGGACCTACTGCCTGAGACCCATCGACGGGTGCGACTACACAAGCACGGTTCAGACCGCCCCCTGGGCTTCTATATCCGAGATGGCATGAGCATGCGTGTGGCTCCTCAGGGCCTGGAGCGGGTTCCAGGTATCTTCATCTCCCGCCTGGTACGTGGGGGCCTAGCTGAGAGTACAGGGCTTCTAGCAGTCAGTGATGAGATCCTCGAGGTCAATGGCATTGAGGTGGCTGGCAAGACCTTGGACCAAGTGACAGACATGATGGTCGCCAACAGCCATAACCTCATTGTCACTGTCAAGCCTGCCAACCAGCGCAATAATGTGGTGCGAGGGGCATCTGGGCGTCTGACGAGGCCTCCAtctgcagggcctgggcctgcggAGGTGGACAGTGATGATGACAGCAGTGACTTGGTCATGGAGAATCGCCACCCTTCCTGTTCCAATGGGCTGTCTCAGGGGTCTCCATGCTGGGACCTGCAACCTGGCTgcctacttcctggtattggtaGCTCTCTGCCCTCCTTGAATGGCCAAGAGCAGACCAGCTCTGTCTGGGGGAGTGGCCTTCGAGATGGTAGTGGCTTCAGCCTCTGA
- the Acd gene encoding adrenocortical dysplasia protein homolog isoform X1, whose product MQIPFFLGQPLDFPSRCWRSLEKHPKGQAAARRLGSSPPSGSQHTNSWALGLSAHARARERAWLRPQDPPSRHALPLPTGGGAAGPAGSPRRYVPQAAGMANFAWPVLRPWIRELILGSQTASSPRLGHLLKVLRDSKVPGPSSAPDSPDTGAILLVSDGTYSVQCLMTSEALNSREWQEREFGFYGKEGRLLVLKVYEVHIHVSEGNEPSEFYLQVDCFTMLPVEEPLEEVTNCNQDSVVQKRLCDCLEDHLSESTSSDADAGLTLSQLLDEVQMEQEHWGALVRLAESCLMLKGPCTAPPRTYWAASHCDAKVEAKYTVPDSLLHISEHDQQILSSSRRAQQGAPASPSLVPLEESGTSISLLPALHLATPDLEQEDSSTSPPAICSSPKLLSHSPLCPSCISKSCTLTLLPLGQSPSRHQDTVTRAQKLDFKEVGLTLQNGQPLPTTTAKGAQEPCSVWEPPKRHRDGSAFQYEYEPPCASVCAQVQAARLPPQLVAWALQCLMEPQPESKVTQV is encoded by the exons ATGCAGATCCCTTTCTTTCTGGGTCAGcccttggactttccttccagatgCTGGAGGAGTCTTGAGAAACATCCCAAAGGCCAGGCTGCTGCTCGGAGACTCGGCTCCAGCCCACCCAGCGGAAGCCAACACACAAATTCCTGGGCATTAGGCCTCTCTGCGCACGCGCGAGCGCGTGAACGGGCGTGGCTTCGCCCTCAAGACCCGCCCAGCCGTCACGCACTTCCTCTTCCGACTGGAGGCGGCGCCGCGGGGCCGGCGGGAAGCCCCCGCAGGTACGTTCCACAAGCGGCGGGAATGGCAAATTTTGCCTGGCCGGTGCTGCGGCCCTGGATTCGAGAGTTGATCCTGGGCTCACAAACAGCCTCAAGCCCCCGACTTGGGCATCTGCTGAAG GTACTTAGGGACTCAAAGGTGCCGGGCCCGTCCTCAGCCCCGGACTCCCCTGACACCGGAGCAATACTGCTTGTGTCCGACGGGACCTACAGCGTCCAATGTCTCATGACGAGCGAGGCCCTGAACTCCAGAGAATG GCAGGAGAGGGAGTTCGGATTCTACGGGAAAGAGGGCCGGTTGTTGGTGTTGAAGGTTTATGAGGTTCACATCCATGTCTCTGAGGGCAATGAG CCTTCAGAGTTCTACCTCCAGGTGGACTGCTTCACCATGCTGCCCGTAGAAGAACCCCTCGAAGAAGTGACAAATTG CAACCAGGACTCAGTTGTACAGAAGAGGCTCTGTGACTGCCTTGA GGATCACCTTTCAGAGTCCACCTCTTCCGACGCCGATGCAG GCCTAACACTGTCCCAGCTTCTAGATGAAGTCCAAATGGAGCAGGAGCATTGGGGGGCGCTAGTACGCCTGGCTGAGAGCTGCCTGATGTTGAAAGGTCCTTGTACAGCGCCTCCCCGCACCTACTGGGCTGCCTCCCACTGCGATGCAAAG GTAGAAGCCAAGTACACTGTTCCCGATTCATTGCTGCACATCTCTGAGCATGACCAacaaattctgagttcaagcaggaGGGCACAACAAG GAGCCCCTGCCTCACCCAGCCTCGTGCCACTGGAGGAAAGTGGTACCAGCATCAGTCTTTTGCCTGCCCTGCACTTGGCTACTCCAGACCTGGAGCAGGAGGACAgttccacatccccaccagccaTCTGCTCATCCCCTAaactcttaagccacagcccccTATGCCCTAGCTGTATATCCAAATCTTGTACCCTCACTCTCTTACCCCTTGGCCAATCCCCCAGTCGACATCAGGACACTGTTACCAGAGCCCAGAAGCTGGATTTCAAGGAAGTAGGGCTGACCCTCCAAAATGGGCAGCCTCTTCCAACAACCACAGCCAAAGGTGCTCAGGAGCCCTGCTCTGTCTGG GAACCCCCAAAGAGACATCGTGATGGTTCTGCTTTCCAATATGAGTATGAGCCACCCTGTGCCTCCGTGTGTGCCCAAGTCCAAGCTGCCAG GCTCCCTCCTCAGCttgtggcctgggccttgcagTGTTTGATGGAGCCACAGCCAGAGTCCAAAGTAACTCAGGTGTGA
- the C10H16orf86 gene encoding uncharacterized protein C16orf86 homolog isoform X2: protein MISTGAKREPGSQEGATVGSAQVAENPECPVMGDQCLAPAPDACKTLGEIKCSPEHSYESELQEEGLKPEEEGLGPKAEPGEERSPRPLASVPRPSHGPKRKPIKVEAELSPGLPLQREEQESSQSEPSPSAKPHKKAKKRKSLGTPVLPVAANTAPAPPETLGLERKAQRLRPLYQYINYCNPELNQAGEGDGETEVEPKSESALVPEETGVAQLQALRPMAGELGLGLALPSCPNVLVPPTHALVPPLEPSLGEETGEDLGGLSNLRVSGSLKAEMDKLTQVDIDKMLSVCAAPLVPPLSPQYK from the exons ATGATCTCGACAGGCGCCAAAAGAGAGCCTGGGTCCCAGGAAGGAGCAACCGTGGGGTCAGCCCAGGTGGCCGAGAACCCTGAG TGTCCAGTGATGGGAGACCAGTGCCTGGCGCCAGCACCGGATGCCTGCAAGACCCTGGGTGAAATCAAGTGCTCACCAGAGCACAGCTATGAGTCAGAGCTCCAGGAGGAAGGTCTCAAGCCTGAGGAGGAGGGGCTTGGTCCAAAGGCAGAACCAGGAGAGGAGAGAAGTCCCAGGCCTTTGGCCTCCGTCCCCAGGCCCAGCCACGGGCCCAAGAGGAAACCCATCAA GGTTGAAGCTGAGCTGTCACCGGGACTACCACTGCagagggaggagcaggagagCAGCCAGAGTGAGCCCTCACCATCAGCCAAACCGCACAAGAAAGCCAAGAAACGCAAGAGTCTGGGGACTCCTGTACTCCCCGTTGCAGCTAACACGGCACCTGCACCCCCAGAGACCTTGGGGTTAGAGC GAAAGGCCCAGCGCCTGCGGCCACTGTACCAGTACATCAACTATTGCAACCCTGAGCTGAaccaggcaggggagggggatggggagactGAAGTGGAGCCCAAGTCAGAGTCGGCCTTGGTTCCTGAGGAGACAGGTGTGGCGCAGCTTCAGGCCTTGCGGCCCATGGCAGGTGAGCTGGGCTTAGGCCTTGCTTTGCCTTCTTGCCCCAATGTGTTAGTGCCCCCCACTCATGCTCTTGTTCCCCCCCTGGAACCCTCCCTGGGGGAAGAGACTGGAGAGGACCTTGGGGGTTTGTCCAACTTGAGGGTGAGCGGCAGCCTCAAGGCCGAGATGGATAAGTTAACCCAGGTGGACATTGACAAGATGCTGAGCGTCTGTGCTGCCCCCCTTGTTCCCCCACTCTCCCCACAGTACAAGTGA
- the Acd gene encoding adrenocortical dysplasia protein homolog isoform X2 has translation MQIPFFLGQPLDFPSRCWRSLEKHPKGQAAARRLGSSPPSGSQHTNSWALGLSAHARARERAWLRPQDPPSRHALPLPTGGGAAGPAGSPRRYVPQAAGMANFAWPVLRPWIRELILGSQTASSPRLGHLLKVLRDSKVPGPSSAPDSPDTGAILLVSDGTYSVQCLMTSEALNSREWRQEREFGFYGKEGRLLVLKVYEVHIHVSEGNEPSEFYLQVDCFTMLPVEEPLEEVTNCNQDSVVQKRLCDCLEDHLSESTSSDAGLTLSQLLDEVQMEQEHWGALVRLAESCLMLKGPCTAPPRTYWAASHCDAKVEAKYTVPDSLLHISEHDQQILSSSRRAQQGAPASPSLVPLEESGTSISLLPALHLATPDLEQEDSSTSPPAICSSPKLLSHSPLCPSCISKSCTLTLLPLGQSPSRHQDTVTRAQKLDFKEVGLTLQNGQPLPTTTAKGAQEPCSVWEPPKRHRDGSAFQYEYEPPCASVCAQVQAARLPPQLVAWALQCLMEPQPESKVTQV, from the exons ATGCAGATCCCTTTCTTTCTGGGTCAGcccttggactttccttccagatgCTGGAGGAGTCTTGAGAAACATCCCAAAGGCCAGGCTGCTGCTCGGAGACTCGGCTCCAGCCCACCCAGCGGAAGCCAACACACAAATTCCTGGGCATTAGGCCTCTCTGCGCACGCGCGAGCGCGTGAACGGGCGTGGCTTCGCCCTCAAGACCCGCCCAGCCGTCACGCACTTCCTCTTCCGACTGGAGGCGGCGCCGCGGGGCCGGCGGGAAGCCCCCGCAGGTACGTTCCACAAGCGGCGGGAATGGCAAATTTTGCCTGGCCGGTGCTGCGGCCCTGGATTCGAGAGTTGATCCTGGGCTCACAAACAGCCTCAAGCCCCCGACTTGGGCATCTGCTGAAG GTACTTAGGGACTCAAAGGTGCCGGGCCCGTCCTCAGCCCCGGACTCCCCTGACACCGGAGCAATACTGCTTGTGTCCGACGGGACCTACAGCGTCCAATGTCTCATGACGAGCGAGGCCCTGAACTCCAGAGAATGG AGGCAGGAGAGGGAGTTCGGATTCTACGGGAAAGAGGGCCGGTTGTTGGTGTTGAAGGTTTATGAGGTTCACATCCATGTCTCTGAGGGCAATGAG CCTTCAGAGTTCTACCTCCAGGTGGACTGCTTCACCATGCTGCCCGTAGAAGAACCCCTCGAAGAAGTGACAAATTG CAACCAGGACTCAGTTGTACAGAAGAGGCTCTGTGACTGCCTTGA GGATCACCTTTCAGAGTCCACCTCTTCCGACG CAGGCCTAACACTGTCCCAGCTTCTAGATGAAGTCCAAATGGAGCAGGAGCATTGGGGGGCGCTAGTACGCCTGGCTGAGAGCTGCCTGATGTTGAAAGGTCCTTGTACAGCGCCTCCCCGCACCTACTGGGCTGCCTCCCACTGCGATGCAAAG GTAGAAGCCAAGTACACTGTTCCCGATTCATTGCTGCACATCTCTGAGCATGACCAacaaattctgagttcaagcaggaGGGCACAACAAG GAGCCCCTGCCTCACCCAGCCTCGTGCCACTGGAGGAAAGTGGTACCAGCATCAGTCTTTTGCCTGCCCTGCACTTGGCTACTCCAGACCTGGAGCAGGAGGACAgttccacatccccaccagccaTCTGCTCATCCCCTAaactcttaagccacagcccccTATGCCCTAGCTGTATATCCAAATCTTGTACCCTCACTCTCTTACCCCTTGGCCAATCCCCCAGTCGACATCAGGACACTGTTACCAGAGCCCAGAAGCTGGATTTCAAGGAAGTAGGGCTGACCCTCCAAAATGGGCAGCCTCTTCCAACAACCACAGCCAAAGGTGCTCAGGAGCCCTGCTCTGTCTGG GAACCCCCAAAGAGACATCGTGATGGTTCTGCTTTCCAATATGAGTATGAGCCACCCTGTGCCTCCGTGTGTGCCCAAGTCCAAGCTGCCAG GCTCCCTCCTCAGCttgtggcctgggccttgcagTGTTTGATGGAGCCACAGCCAGAGTCCAAAGTAACTCAGGTGTGA